GTCACCAGCGACTGCGTTTCATCGACGCCGGCATCGCGCCGGGCGGCAGCTTCCGGGTCGACACCGCGACCAGCGCCGCAACCGAGAGCAGGGTGCTGGTCACCAGACCAGTGACCGCAAGCAGGCCCACAGTGGAGATGCGTACCCGCGCCTTCAGCGAGGCCGGTCCCAGCCGTGCACGGACAGCGGCGCTGTGAGTCCGAGCGATGCCCGATCCGGGCGGGGTGGTGCGAGGGGTGACGTTGGCCATGCGGATACCGTCTCGTCGCGAGGCCGATGATCTTGGGTCGTCCCTGGTGAAGACTATGCTGACCGGCAAGAGCAGTCGTGGGACGGGTGCCACCCAGATCCCACAGGATCTGCATCGCGACACCGAACTGTCGATGCAGGATCACCGCACCGCCGGCATTGCCGCCAACTACATCGAGGAGCCGGGTTACGAGGTCTCGCGCAACATTGTCGTGACCGGCGCAGTGGAACTGCTGCGCATCGGCCGCCCGTGGCGATCGCCTCGATCCTGCTGATGACCCGTGGGGCAGGCGCGAGAACTGGGCAGGCAACAAAAAACCCCGCGTTCTGCGGGGTTCTGCCGATGGTGGCTATGGGTGGACTCGAAGTCCCCTCAAAACCGCCCTGAACTATGCCGGCGTTCCGAGTCCCGCCTTGCCGCGGACAGCGAACTGTAGCAGTCAGGGGGCTCTTGTTGTAGCACCCTACGTAGGCCGGCAGGCGGCTCCGCCTACCCTTAAGGCTGCACAGCTGGGGCGGGGAGTGCGGCAAACTGTCCAGCAGCAGCGGGGCATTTGCACGACGGCTCGCTTTCGGTGACTCTACCGTCGACATGAACAATTACGGATCGGGAAGTCAGTTAAGGATGACGAATCAGTCTATTGGTGGGCCACCGGTATCGGAATGGCCTGAACATTTCCCTTCGTGCTGCCCTCCAGTAGACGCTGCAGATGTTGCAGGCAATGTCTATCTGCTCGTAGCGAGCGATCCGCCCACCGAAGCTGATCTCCTCTGCGCCGCACAAAAGGATAGGTTTCGGAACTTTGATGAGTGCCAGCGCGCCAGTTTGTCCTGCGGCATCACACTTGACTACATTGCGCAGCTTCGTGAGAACAGTCCCTTGCTAGGTGACCATCTGATCTCGGTAGCTTCTCTATCGCCTGCGCACGGGAAGATAAAGCAGACGGGGAAGAATAAGGGTCACCATTCTGTATGGCTGCGCGCCGCTGCACTTCAGCAGGGAACAACTCTATTCCAGGTACTGCCATGAATCGCCAGTGGCCTGCGCTCGGTCAGCAGAGTTTCGGACAGGGCTTCAATCTCCGAGCGATTGAGGTTCTCGCCGAGTACAACGGCCCACAGATCGTGCTCGCTGAGTTAGACGGTGCTCATCACTTGGGAGTCGCCGCTGACGCAGATGACTCGCTCACTCGCTGGGTCTTTGCCCCGGTGACGCCCCTCGAACTTCGCGCTTTGGCAGGGGGAGTGCAGAGAACTCGCGAAAGCTTTCTGAAACCTGAAGTGCTTGTCATTGACTACGATCATGACGATAGCCCCGTGCGTGGTTGGACGGTAAATGGCGAGGATCTGGAGGATCGAGCGCTACCTAAAGCCCATGCATTCCTGCCGACGGGCTCGCGTCAAATTCTTGCTCGCCTGTTCCCAAGTTCAACTAAGCAGGAGATCGCCTTCGAGCAGCGAAGCCGGTCTTCCCCGGGCATCCCATTCAAGGCACTGTCGCAAGCCATCGACGTCTTTCAGCGCCTGTGGATTACTCTTGCAGCATCAGGGGAAATGGCGGCGCGTGGGAGATACGCAAACAGCATCCAAAGCCAAGCGACGCTTTCTTTCGTGGAAGCGTACGCTGGATCTCTACGTATTCATGTGGAACCTCGCGACCGGGGGCTTTTTGAGGAGGTCTCGGAAGAGTTCTCTCAGTTGGTCGCGGTGGAGGGCGATGCACTTCGCATGTCCGAGGCGCTGCGCCGGACCGGGCCAAGGGTGCTGAGCCGGTACAAAGAGTTGCTTTCTATCCTTCAGCGCCATGAGTTGGAAATCATGACGTCGGGCCCGCTCACGGATCGTCCGGTGTTCTTGGGGCCAGAGCGAGCGTCGCGAATCTTGGGCGCACTGCTCGAGGCAAGGCACGTTGAAGAATACGTCGTCAACGCAGAGGGATACTTTCTCACATACAGCTCGGTGGAAGCTCGGTTCGAGTTCTCTGACGAGGAGTCAGAGCGACGCTTCAAGGGCGACGTCGATGACGATGTGCGCAGGAGTAATCGGACGATCACTGTGGGCGAGCAAGCGCGCTACGCAGTGATCGTGGAAGTGACGAGAACGCTCCGACCCTCTAACGAGCCCGAAGAGACCTACCGCCTTCGGGCCGCAGTAGAGCTGAACTCAGAGGAGCTGGCTTCGCCGGAGTGAAGCCTTTCGAAGGATTCCAGCGTGCGCGCTGAGCATCTGAAGGAGGTTTCTGCGACTCAAAGCTCGAGACAGGTCCTTCCAAAGTGTCGCCGTTCGGGTGAAAAAATTCTCGGCACCTTGATCAACACACCTTGCTGCGAATCCCCCCCATGGGGGGTCACGGATATTGGTAGATGACTTTGGTATCGAGCACTTCCAAGGCCTGCAGTTCAGCGGCGTGATGAAGACTGATCGAGCGGGAAGAGCCGCGGAGTAGCTTGAACAGATCGGTTTCAGAGCTAGTCAGACGGGCCAGGAAGTTGGGGAATCGGCGCCCGTCGGCCTCGGCTCGATCTGCGTACCTCAAGCAGGCTTCGGTGAACTGGTCGCCCTCGCACTTCCGAGACAGCTCGACGGCAATGTCTACGTCTCCTAGATCAGGGGCTTCGCCCAAGTAGCTCCCGAAGACGTGAAGCTTCGTGACGTGGTGCACGTAGCACGGCGCTTCGTTCAAGAGAGCAGCGCGGTGGGCGATTTCACGCACCAGCCTGTCGGCCGTCTTTCGTGTAATCGGCTTGGCGGCAGATGCCATAGCTAGCGCCGCGCCCTTGATTGTCGTGGTGTAGTACGCCTCACCACTCTGCTCGAAGTGGAACTGGATGAACCCTTCCGAGGCTAGCTCGTCCTTGATCGTTCCTGCACGTTGGGCGCTCACTCCGAGCTCATGGCACAAGCTCTCGAGCGTCCAGCTGTAGTCTCCGTAGCTCCTGAATGCATTTCGCAGCTGCACCGCAGGAACTCCCGCGATGATCATCTCTCGGCTAATTCGCATGTTTGACTTGTAGTTAGCGCTAGTTGAAAGGGGCCGAGCAGAAAGCCCGCTGAGGCAGTCTCTCCGCGTTCCGTTCCTACGTGTGACGACACCCTAGGACTTCATTGATCCCTGGTCTAGACATCGGGCCGCGCTAGGTACAAAATGGACTAACGAACGTTAGGCGAATCTGTACCAATGAAGATCGTTTCCTATTTGCGCGTGTCCACGACCCAGCAGGGGCGAAGCGGGCTGGGTCTCGAGGCGCAGCGCGTTGCCATTGAGAGGTTCGCCTCACAACGGGGTGCTCTCGTGCTGCAGACCTTCATCGAGGTCGAAAGCGGTCGCCTCGATGCGCGACCGGAGCTGGCGCGGGCTTTGCACCTGGCCAAGATCACGGGAAGCATTTTGGTCATTGCCAAGCTCGACCGCCTGTCTCGAAATGCGGCGTTTCTCTTGGCGCTCAGGGATAGCGGGGTCAAGTTCGTTGCCGCGGACATGCCGGACGCTAACGAATTGACGGTAGGCATCATGGCGTTGGTTGCCGAACAGGAGCGCGAGGCGATCTCGAAGCGCACCAAGGAAGCACTCGCCGCGGCCAAGGCGCGCGGCCAGCGCCTAGGCAATCCCAACGGAGCCGAGCCGCTACGGCGTGCCGCGAAGGGCAATCACGCCGCGGTACGGGCCTTGCAGGTGTCGGCTCAGGCGCATGCGGAGGAGTTGAGGAAAGTGATCGAAGGGCTATTTGAGCAGGACGTCACGAGCTTGGGAGCCATCGCGCGGGCCTTGAACGACCAAGCCATCCTCACGCCTCGCGGGGCAATGTGGCACAAGTCGTCGGTCTCCAACCTATTGGCGCGCCTCTCGAAGGCCTCTGCAGATCCGAAGGCCTCCGCCGCACCGCTTCCAGCGGGCTGATCCAACGGCGAGAATGTTGTCGCCAGCCGTGCGCTCGGCGCACCGATTCTCCCCCTCTCCCATCTTCCGCCAGCGACACGGTGCGGGTGGTCTAGTTTTAGAGCCATGCAGCAGCCAGACGCTTCAACGCCCACGAGCGACCGTCTTTTTGACCCCTCAAAGACGCCTGCCGGCGCCCCCATGCGGCAACTCGTCAGCGAAGCTCTCGACCGCATTGAGCAAGTATCGAGTCGGCGGCGCAGGCGGCGCGAGGCGGACCAACGCATCCACGAGGCCAGCGTCGGAGCGCTCGTGTCGGATCTCGTGCACGGGATGCTCTTCAGTCCAAGGCAGCGGATTGCCGTCCCACTGTCCAAAGGCGCACTTGCCAGGACGAAGCGCCAAGTCCCCTTCATGACTGAGAAGTTCGCCGACACGGTGCGGGCTGTGTCCCACGAGCGGGTGGGAGTGGCTGATCTAGAGGTGGGCTACAAGACAGCCTTGGGGAGCCGCAGGTCGACGCTTTTCGCTGGCCCGTGGCTCTCGAGTCGCGTGGAGGAGCTCGAGGTCGAGATTGGCGACATTGGTCGTGACCACATGCTCCTCGGCGATCCTCTGATCCTCAACTCGCGGAAGGTTGGTGGGAAGAAGCACCGGCTCGCGCTTCCTGACACACCGCTGGTCCGCGAGTTACAGAGGGAGATGGACGAGATCAACGGCTGGCTGGCAGGAGCGGACATCGAGTACCTCTTTTGCCCCGTTTCGGACGGCGTCGACACCGGTCAGCGGTACCTCCGGCGCGTCTTCAACAACGGTTCGCTAGACCTCGGCGGTCGACTCTTCCACGGTTTTTGGCAAGGGATGTCCGAAGAGAAACGTCTGACGGGAATCCTCGTGGGCGGAGAGCCTGTCGTGTCGCTGGACTTCGCTCAGATGGCGCTGCACCTAGCGTATGGGGAGGTTCGCGCGCCTGTTCCCGAAGGGGACCTCTACGCGATCCCTGGGTACGCGGCGCACCGCACGGGGCTCAAGAAGGTGATCAACGCGCTGTTGGCCTCCGATGGGCTACCCAGCCGGATGCCCCGGGGTACTCGTGCCCACTTCCCGGCAACAGTCAAATTCAGCCATGTGTACCAAGCCATCTGCGCTCACCACTCGCCCTTGGCTCCTCTATTCGGCACTGCGAGCGCGCTGCGGTTCATGAACACGGAGAGTCGGGTGATCGTCCGGGCTCTGTTGGAATTGAAGGCAAAGAGGGTAGTAGCGCTTCCCATCCATGACTGTCTCCTCGTAGGTCGGGGACACGAGGGGCTCGCTAAAGAGGTCCTTGAGCAGTCCTTCAGGGCCATTGCGGGTGCCGAGGGGAGAGTAGAGGTCGAGAGAAGCTCTCTGGAGGCTAGGGTGGTAGTGGAGAAGAGCTATCTAGAGGGGATGTCTAGGCTTCCCCTTAAGAGGGGGGCGTAAGCAATGGGGCGCACGTTCTCATCGCCGAGCCGTCGTCAAGAAATTCGAGCCCGGGTAGCGCACCCAGAAATCGCCTATCCATCGTGCCTGGTTGTGGGATGCGACCAAGCGACGATGGCCGAACGGCGCCAAGGGCTCAACAAGAACTACTGCCGGAGACATGTGGAGCATTACCGACGGCACGGAAGCTACTCCAAGAGGAGCTACGCGGCAGCGGAGCTCGCTCCCTACCGTAGCTTCGCTCTAATGTGGCTACAGGCGAACCTCGGGCGCCCTGAGGTCGCGGAGGCTTTGGAGCGCATACGGCACCTGTACTGGCGCGCCGGGCGGCCCGAAGAGGCCTTCAGATTGGTCGGGAAGTCCCCTGCTGATCGTGCCAAGTACGTCTGGGGGCGACTCAGTGCAAGGCGAGTCTGCCCAGCGCGTGTGCTCGCTGTCTGGATCGCAGTATCGCTCCGGCACCTGCACGACCTCCAACCAGAACGCCGGATCGAGTACCGCTTGGTCCAAGCAGCAAAGGTGCTTCACCGGATGGCGGGGGGATCGCACAAACGATGGAAGACTGAAAGCGGCGGAAGGGTCGAAGTGACCGAGCTGCACAAGTATCCGCCGAGCAAGGGTCGCTCGCTGCGCCATGTCGGTATGGCCTTGGCACGAGCAGGGGCGCCGATGAGCCATCTCATTAGCGAGCTTGCCGCTTCGGAAGAAACCCCTCGCTTCCTCCGCTAAGGCCGCCAATCCCGGGGGTCGATTTCAGTTCCCGGTACGAGCTGATAATGGCGTTCCTCTCGAACAAGTATTGAGTCGCCCTCAAGCTTGAGGAGGAACATTGCGATGCGGTCATCCGCCATGAACTGTACTGAGATCGGCAGGCAAATCAGGCCGGGGTACTTCTCAGCACAGCATTCAACGTCCTGCTTTGTCTGGACGACGCTCAACTGATCGTTCCCTCCCTTAGCTTGGACGGGGATCACGAAGTGTCTGCCTTCGCGGTCAATCCCCACGTAGAGCTCGTCGATTTCGATCTGTCCGCGGTTGGCGACCGTCGTGCGTAGATGGTTCTGGAGGGAGTACGTGGTCAGGCTCAAGAAGATGTCGATCAAGCGGTTGTAGCGGACTATCGCGAGCAGCGCTTGCTCATCGGTTTGGGTGTACTGGCGGATGACCTCGGGAGTTGCGTCTGGGATCTTGATGGTCTCGTAGGTCTCGTTCGGGACGATACGGTTAAGAGGAACGAGCCGGAACTCGTAGAGCGACCTGCCTTTCATCTCGATCACCCACTCCTTGCCGGGATCTGCGGTGTCCAGAACGGCCTGTGGCAGTGCTGCGCGGAATCGGAAGGAATACAGAAGGTCGCCGATGTTCTTTGGCAAGACCAACTTTAGGTCGGCGGCAACCTGCTCGATATCCGGGCGCGTGAATGGCACCGAGGTATCTCCAGGCTTCCAGCGCGCCAAGAAGATTCGCTCGATGATCTCGACGTAGCGACTCCTGGGCTTAACCGTGGACATGAGCGATTTCCTTATCAGTTGGAACCTTGACGCTTTCGGAAGACCTGCGCGTTCGCTGAGCGATCACCGTATGCGGAACTCCGAAGTAGGCCGCTGCGCCGCTCATGTCGAAGCTCAACAACGTTTCGTCGCCCATCTCGATCACCCTTCCGGGCTTTGTGGGTGCGTACCCCAGCGCGCGCGCAATTTCAGAGCCGACCGCGCGGCCTAGTAGGGGCGGGACAGAGTTTCCGATCTGTCGGAAGCCATGCCACTTTGTCACGTGAAAACGAAACCAGTCCGGATAGGAGTGCAGGCGCGCGGCTTCGCGAACCGTGATCACCCGGGGATGGGTCGGATGTATCGGACGTGGCGAAGTAAACGCTCCTCGAGCACTGTCCGTCCCAGCTCGCAGCGTGTTGCAAAGTCCAGCAGCGTCGAGCTTCCGAAAGCGACTGATCGGCTCGGTCTTCCCGGCTTCCGTGGCAGCGAAGCGCTCGATTGACAGAGCAGTGTGCACGGTAGTCCGGCTTGCCGTCAGTACACCCGGGTCGTACTCCCGACGATAGCCGAAATCATTGGCATCCTCGGCCTGTCCGCGAAGCATCTGCGCATACTTGGACTTGGTCGTAAACCTTGTGCGCACCGAGTCCGAGTGCTGCAACGCGGGAAATTTGTCTGCGTTCGGGAGGTCGGCCAACGCCTCGCCAACCGTTGTGCGGTACGTCGGTGTTGGATAAAAGGGTACCCGCTGATCGGCTCGGGAGCCCATGAGGAAGAGGCGCCGACGGTCCTGAGGGACGCCGTAATCCGCAGCGTTGAGGACGCGATAGTCTTCGACGACGTTGTAGCCGCAGGCTTTCAGGGCCTCGATGATTTCCGTCAGGAACTGCCGGTGCTTGCCCAGAGTAAGGCCCTTGACGTTCTCGAACACGAAATACTTCGGTTTGAGCTCGGAGATGATCCGGACGAAGTGGAACACGAGCTGATTTCGCGGGTCGTCCAGAGCCCGCTTGCCGATCAAAGAGAAGCCTTGGCAGGGGCGCGCCACCCACGACGACATCCACATCCCGGTCGCCGATGTGCGCCCGCTCTCGTATGGAGGCGCCGGTCAAGTCGGCAACGCTAGCGCAGAGTGCATGAGAGTAAGGGAAGTTGTACTCGTGAACTGCGCAATGAATGGGATCTATCTCGACCGCTGCCGCGACATCGAACCCAGCCTGCTCAAAGCCCAATGACAGCCCGCCTGCCCCTGAGAACAGATCAATTGCGATAGGGCGCGGAGTCGGCTCTTCACTCTTCGAGAAACGCTTTGATTCTTTCGGCGACATGTTCTCTATCTTTCAATTCGCACTGCCACACCGTGAGGGCGCCCCAGCCGAGTTCGGCTAGGTCCTTCAGGTTACGCAGATCCCTCGCACGGTTTGAGACTGCTTTGTCTCGCCAAAACCCGGAGTTGCTCTTCGGGGTGCGAGACAGCCTACAGTCTTCGTGGCCGTGCCAGAAGCAGCCATGGACGAAGAGCACCTTGCGCCTCGATCCGAACACCAGGTCAGGCTTTCCCGGCAACTTGGGGCCATGGAGCCGGTATCGATAGCCCATTGCGAACACCATGCGTCGAACCACCATTTCAGGCGCGGTGTCCTTAGACCCGACCTGACTCATGAGCCAGCTGCGGCGTTCAGGTGTCAAGCGGTCCATGGGTGCGGAGCGCCTAAACTGGCAGGTCGAGGAGGTTGATCACCGGTTGAAGACTGGCGACCGCTGGGCGATCCCCGTATCGCTTGCTGGTGATCGATACTTGTTCGTGCCCCAAGATCCAAGCGATGTCGGTTTCGTGAGCGCCGGCAGCGGCAAGCCGGGCAGCGACCGTGTGTCTGAAGCTGTGGGCAGCGGTCTTCTTCGGGTCGTCGATCCCTGCACGTCGCATGCGATGAGCCAGCCGCTTCTGAAGCTTGTCGATTGGGCTCCGGTCTGTACGAGGCGTTGAACGCATGTCGGCGGGCCACAGGTAGCCGTCTGGAGCTTCTGTACCAGCGACGAACTCGAGCAGTCCCAGTTCGATCAGCCGACGATGGACGGGGACTTGCCGCGCGCTCGAGTCTGTCTTGAGCTGCTTCCCGGGCGCGTCTTCGTTGATGTCGAAGAACCAGACTCCGTGCTCTTCTCGCACGTCCCGCTTCTGCAGCTGCGCTGCTTCCCCAAGGCGGCAGCCGGTGTACGCAAGAATCCGCGGAATCCAGTACATGAACGGTTCCACCTTGCTCCGTTCCAAGGCCATGAAGTACGCCCGCAAGTCCTCATCTGTGAATGGCTTGCGGTCATCTTTTGCCCGCCCAGTCTTTAGGTCCCTGAGGACTGTCGCAGGGCTCTGTGCAATCAGGTCGTGCT
This portion of the Luteimonas yindakuii genome encodes:
- a CDS encoding amidohydrolase, with product MLTGKSSRGTGATQIPQDLHRDTELSMQDHRTAGIAANYIEEPGYEVSRNIVVTGAVELLRIGRPWRSPRSC
- a CDS encoding recombinase family protein, whose protein sequence is MKIVSYLRVSTTQQGRSGLGLEAQRVAIERFASQRGALVLQTFIEVESGRLDARPELARALHLAKITGSILVIAKLDRLSRNAAFLLALRDSGVKFVAADMPDANELTVGIMALVAEQEREAISKRTKEALAAAKARGQRLGNPNGAEPLRRAAKGNHAAVRALQVSAQAHAEELRKVIEGLFEQDVTSLGAIARALNDQAILTPRGAMWHKSSVSNLLARLSKASADPKASAAPLPAG
- a CDS encoding endonuclease; protein product: MSTVKPRSRYVEIIERIFLARWKPGDTSVPFTRPDIEQVAADLKLVLPKNIGDLLYSFRFRAALPQAVLDTADPGKEWVIEMKGRSLYEFRLVPLNRIVPNETYETIKIPDATPEVIRQYTQTDEQALLAIVRYNRLIDIFLSLTTYSLQNHLRTTVANRGQIEIDELYVGIDREGRHFVIPVQAKGGNDQLSVVQTKQDVECCAEKYPGLICLPISVQFMADDRIAMFLLKLEGDSILVREERHYQLVPGTEIDPRDWRP
- a CDS encoding DNA cytosine methyltransferase; protein product: MSSWVARPCQGFSLIGKRALDDPRNQLVFHFVRIISELKPKYFVFENVKGLTLGKHRQFLTEIIEALKACGYNVVEDYRVLNAADYGVPQDRRRLFLMGSRADQRVPFYPTPTYRTTVGEALADLPNADKFPALQHSDSVRTRFTTKSKYAQMLRGQAEDANDFGYRREYDPGVLTASRTTVHTALSIERFAATEAGKTEPISRFRKLDAAGLCNTLRAGTDSARGAFTSPRPIHPTHPRVITVREAARLHSYPDWFRFHVTKWHGFRQIGNSVPPLLGRAVGSEIARALGYAPTKPGRVIEMGDETLLSFDMSGAAAYFGVPHTVIAQRTRRSSESVKVPTDKEIAHVHG
- a CDS encoding very short patch repair endonuclease, which produces MDRLTPERRSWLMSQVGSKDTAPEMVVRRMVFAMGYRYRLHGPKLPGKPDLVFGSRRKVLFVHGCFWHGHEDCRLSRTPKSNSGFWRDKAVSNRARDLRNLKDLAELGWGALTVWQCELKDREHVAERIKAFLEE